In one window of Methanoculleus chikugoensis DNA:
- a CDS encoding HD domain-containing protein, whose amino-acid sequence MFEKTLFVEGINGGVQVDAPFVVDVAELREKRGGKYIQLGISDRTGRGTCKVWGTPDLSVEQIEAFCRAIRPGEVYRIQGYAKEFNGTCEVNVNDGIANLADPIRGDLLDPSWFVHAPADDDGVRRGLGRMTARIEDPGVFSLVSRVMNDTPGFFEVPAAKRRHHDYMGGLAEHTLETAEIAANLAGTVSRAEMDTDVLLAGALLHDIGKASCFCRRGFSFVALPDYTLVGHTAIGAAALMKYSAGVEPARFAHILHIVMSHHGPHGEVQPRTPEAWAVHFADNASATLRSVCDDASALKPGEERQGARTRQPVYRF is encoded by the coding sequence GTGTTTGAGAAGACACTATTCGTGGAGGGGATCAACGGGGGCGTGCAGGTCGACGCGCCCTTCGTGGTGGACGTTGCAGAACTCCGGGAGAAGCGGGGAGGCAAGTATATCCAGCTCGGCATATCCGATAGGACCGGGCGGGGAACCTGCAAGGTCTGGGGGACGCCGGATCTCAGCGTGGAGCAGATCGAGGCGTTCTGCCGTGCGATCCGGCCGGGGGAGGTCTACCGCATCCAGGGATACGCAAAGGAGTTCAACGGCACCTGCGAGGTGAACGTGAACGACGGGATCGCGAACCTCGCAGACCCTATCCGGGGAGACCTCCTCGACCCATCCTGGTTCGTCCATGCACCCGCCGACGACGATGGAGTCCGGCGGGGACTCGGGCGTATGACCGCCCGGATCGAGGATCCCGGCGTATTCTCCCTCGTCTCAAGAGTGATGAACGATACGCCCGGGTTCTTCGAGGTGCCCGCGGCCAAACGCCGGCACCACGACTATATGGGGGGCCTTGCGGAGCACACCCTCGAGACCGCGGAGATTGCGGCGAACCTCGCAGGCACGGTCTCGCGAGCAGAGATGGATACCGACGTTCTCCTCGCCGGGGCACTCCTCCACGACATCGGCAAAGCGTCCTGCTTCTGCCGTCGGGGTTTCTCGTTCGTCGCGCTCCCCGACTACACCCTCGTCGGGCACACGGCGATCGGGGCCGCGGCGCTGATGAAATACTCCGCCGGCGTCGAACCCGCACGGTTCGCGCACATCCTCCATATCGTGATGTCGCACCACGGCCCCCACGGCGAGGTCCAGCCCCGGACGCCCGAGGCCTGGGCGGTTCACTTCGCCGACAACGCAAGCGCCACCCTCCGGAGCGTCTGCGACGACGCGAGCGCCCTTAAGCCGGGAGAGGAGCGGCAGGGAGCACGGACACGGCAGCCGGTCTACCGGTTCTGA
- a CDS encoding YHS domain-containing protein — MAVDPVCKMDVDEATAKFTSEYKGKTYYFCAPGCKKLFERDPEAYLKGS, encoded by the coding sequence ATGGCAGTTGATCCCGTATGCAAGATGGACGTCGACGAGGCGACCGCGAAGTTTACGAGCGAGTATAAGGGGAAGACCTACTACTTCTGCGCCCCGGGCTGCAAGAAGCTCTTCGAGCGCGACCCCGAAGCCTACCTGAAGGGGTCATAA